The genomic window gacaggtttcactcagaacaggcctcgccctggtcaaccaaagaagttgagtggtcacgtgctcagcgtcatatccagaggttgtctttcggaaatagatgtatgagtgctgccagcattgcttcagaggttgaaggggtggggggtcagcctgtcagtgctcagaccatacgccgcacactgcatcagattggtctgcatggctgtcgtcccagaaggaagcctcttctaaaaatgatgcacaagaaagcgcgcaaacagtttgctgaagacaagcaaactaaggacatggattactggaaccatgtcctgtggtctgatgagaccaagataaacttatttggttcagatggtgtcaagcgtgtgtggcggcaaccaggtgaggagtacaaagacaagtgtgtcttgcctacagtaaagcatggtggtgggagtgtcatggtctggggctgcatgagtgctgccggcactggggagctacagttcattgagggaaccatgaatgccaacatgtactgtgacatactgaagcagagactggACCGCAGGgcaatattccagcatgataacaaccccaaacacacctccaagatgaccactgccttgctaaagaagctgagggtgaaggtgatggactggccaagcatgtctcctcacctaaaccctattgagcatctgtggggcatcctcaaactgaaggtggaggagcacaagttttctaacatccaccagctccgtgatgttgtcatggaggagtggaagaggactccagtggcaacctgtgaagctctggtgagcTACATGCCCacgagggttaaggcagtgctggaaaataatggtggccacacaaaatattgacactttgggcacaatttggacattttcacttagggtgtactcacttttgttgccagcggtttagacattaatggctgtgtgttgagttattttgaggggacagcaaaatttacactgttacacaagctgtacactcactactttacattgtagcaaagtgtcatttcttcagtgttgtcacatgaaaagatataatcaaatatttacaaaaatgtgaggggtgtactcacttttgtgagatactgtatatagtctGGTTCTAGTCATATTATACTTAATATGAACTATGAGTCACTACTGGAACTCTGGGGttgacacaataaataaataaataaataaataatagactACTACTAatcttattaataataaaaatgattgtgGAACTTTTTACCAGTTTAAATAGGacctttaaaatatattttattgtactAAGCCAAAATAATTGCATTGATCATCTTCACAATGGTCTCAATGCATCAATACTCTTAAAGAGCCTGacatgttaaatatatgtggtGTTCTGACCTGGGAATATTCCAGGCATCTTGTAAGCTGTTCCAGAGCTGACCCTCCTCTGGAGTCACCACCTGGCTGAGGAGCTGCAGAGTTTGTTCTGTGAGAAGGGGACTCAGAACTGAAGGAGCCACCTCAGAAGGATACTGCCTCACCAGCTAAAGCATGAGGGGAGAGAATGGTTAGTTATTCAAGGAGTCCTGGTACATTTTGgtctggccaaaaaaaaaaaaagagcatggtATAATTTACTGACACAAAGAGAAAGCTTTCGAAATCTGGACATTTAAGGCTAGAAGACCAGGTATCTCAGCACATGACATAACAAACAGatgaaattaaaagaaaatgtttcaaaatgtttCTATTCCATACATTGTTGATGTTGTGACTAACAGTGAACAAAGAAAATGCTAAATGAAAGCTTTTTGTTGCTCCTTTACAAAGTAAACAGGTTAAACTGGTAGATACTCACAAAATCAAGGGTGGAGAAAAGACTGTGGATAAGGTCAGGAGCATCAGGTTTACTTAAGTGTCCATTAAGTTTCCCctaaaacaagaaaaataagGCAAGTATTAGTCCCATTACACAAAAAGGGCATGATGTCCTGGAGCACTTTAGCCTATTTGTTTCAACTACTGATTGAAGCATTTATCATTCATTTTGATTTTCTGAGTAATTCAAACTATTTGCTTATACACTTGATCTACATTTTTCAGcttctgtcatttttaaatctgtcaCCTTAAAGACAAAGCAAATTGCTAGTTATTTCCTGtaatactaaaaaaaactccaaaactGTTTagagaaatacagtatataatagaTTTAAATGGCTGCAGTATTGCTGCATTAATACTTTACAGTGTGGTAattaaacttatatatatatatatatatatatatatatatatatatatatatatatatatatatatatatatatatatatttaaagttgcagtcggaagtttacataccctttgCAGAATttgcaaaatcttaatacttttaacaaaataagctatttcacataacagaagtttaaatatagtccacaagacaagataatagctgaatttataaagaTTAACCCGTTAAAAAGTTTTCCGaccacaaatatatatatatatatatatatatatatatatatatatatatatatatatatatatatatatatatatatatatataaaatactgaaAACCCTCAGCAATGCTGCTCCACTTCATTCACTCATACCAGCATGACACACTactatatctatgtatatatatgtatatatatatatatatatatatatatatatatatatatatatatatatattttctttgctTCAAAAAAGGTTTAAAGATTTGTAAAGGTCAAGTTGTTGACTTACAAGAAGATTAAAgccatatttaattttttgaagACAGGCCATATATTCATCTATAGAGGGAAAGTTTTCACCTGCACAGGAAATAAAGAGTaacaaattaatacatttcCTATCTATAACTTTGCTGAAATGAAAAATCACTTAGCCCACACTGCTGTTGCTTACCATATATTCTTGTGCTTttgcctttctttttcttttgcttctttCCATCCGCTTGTGCTAAAGCTGCTCCAACTTTGCCCATAAAGAACTCAACGTCAGCCACTACATGATTAAAGATTTCCTGGAGGGAAGAGATACAGTATTTAAATAGATGTATAGGGAAGCAAACAATCAGATGAACATGCACACATTTTAGAAAGTTGATTTTGGATGAGAAGGCGGCAGAATTAGTTGAAGATAAACTGACCACACTCCTGTCAATGTCTAACATGGGGGGAGAGGGCTGCTGATTTGTGGGGTTTTGTCGTTCATGCACGTCTGGACTGAAATAGCTCTCCTCTCTGGGTGGAAACATTGGAGGCTGGTGATCATCTGGAAATAGAGTTTTGTACATAATACAGAATTAAGAATGAAATTATAAATTGAAAAGAGATTGAGAGCTCTTTTCAGCCATTGAAAACATGAACCACTGCTTTGAAAAATATCAGCCAGTGACTTGTAAAGATTTCAACCAATTTATTAAAACCTTTTGCACTACAGCGCTGTTGTATTCTCCATTCAGATTCTCATTTCCTTtaacagtagttccagctgtatgGCAAATCTCAGGCTTAAATTAATGTGTTCATTctaatatgtaaacatttctatgGTAACTTTCACTTTCTATGGTATCTTCACACAATataagattaaaaatgaacagattaaaaacagcaCATTTCCTTTATATGGTGAAGCATTCTTTAAGcagtttataaaacatttattgaatGAGTCTTCAGTCTCAGCCCTTTGTAACAGTCTGCAGtaatgtcttcaggacagaggactttgcattTTCCAGTtattcagtaacatgacaagctacatgTTTTGTCTTAACTTCAAAAGACAGCAAAAAAGAGGATGGTgatggaacaactgtttatagctgttataagttaagtaataacaggagctaactttgTACAGGGATGTTCCATGACATAAAATATAACTCTAAACAGATTTTACAAATTGCtttggggacatgctgttattggaaaataatcaatacagCTGATTAttgattgttgattattttcataatgcAGCATACTACGTcatcttttatttcttactaAATGTAAGCTGAATATAACAACCCCAGCCTCTTTCACCACAAAATCTTACATCATGACTGTTCGGAAATGGACAACAATTCTGTACATTCACTTAAAAATGAACCTGCAATGAGATTTATGACTACACTTTAGAGCAGTtctcaccaaccctgttcctggagaacTACCTTCCAGAAGACTTCAGCTCCAAACATAATCATGCCCATCTGACCATCTACTCATTGCCTTAAGGAGATTTTGATCAACTAAATCAgctgtgttagattttggttggagatgaaacctgcagtaaagaagatctcaaggaagagggttggtgaccactgctctagagcATATACTATAGCTTAAATTTTCAATATGACACATGAGGGAACCTATATTATTTCCATGTAGAACCTTACAATAGAGGGATCTATTTTCAGAGAGAATTACAAAGAGATCCCCTTTTGGGTGCCAAGAACCGCTAACTGTTCAAAAACCTTTGAAGaacattttcaaataaacatGGTTTGATGAGGCATATGGAGAGTATGCACTGTCAAAccttctacattaaaaaaaaaaatgtttttaagtcttttttaaaattctttcatTCAAAGTTTGTTATTCAATTTcactttccttctttctgtaTACAATTGGATAATgaggtttttaaatttttgagTCTTTTTTTACCATAGTCTTGGAAGGTGCTGGACTGAGAAGGCGGATACTCGGACGTAGGAGGTGCGGAGCGCACTGGAGGAGGGCCAGGTCTGCGGAAACCCACTGAATAACCTTGACTTATGATGTTCTCCAGATTACTCCTGCAGAAGACATGATATCTCACTACAGGCTTTGTCTGCAGACATTGTTTCAttacatataattttttttaatgatgtagCAACACATCTACAAGGCATTTTTATTCATACAGTTCTGTATATTGTTCTTGGGGCAGGAGTAATACTTTAACTGTTTAATGCGATTCTTAAATACAGACACAATTTCCCAAGAGGCCCTTGTCAGACAGCAGCCTACCTGATGTCAAATGGTGGTTCACTTGGTGGAAATCCTGGTCCTTCCCTCATCCCTGGTGCATCCCTGTTCTGGATCTCTCTGTCTAAATCAGCTTTCACCTCCTCTGCCTGTAAAATTCAGCAGTGCACACAACTTTGTGTATTAAAAACCAGAGAATATGTAGCATTGACATACCTTTCCAATTACTACCTCTCAATAAGACAAATATTGTCTAACCAAGTGCTCAGTCACTGAACAATCAAACTGGATAAAAcctggtgtgttttattctttactaatTGTCATCTTAATCTATAAATCCCAGTGTCTTTCACCACAAAATCTCATTCTATGGGATTCCTGCTTATCCTCAAGCCCATAATCCCTGTCAGTTTCTGATCACAGCATCACTGTATGGTTGGTGGATTGACTGTTTCTCAAACCAGCTGTGACATTAAGGTTTTTAAAACCCTCAGCAATGCTGCTCCACTTCATACACTCATACCAGCATGACACACAACTACTATGTCACTATTGTGCCGTTCTCATTGCTGTAAGAAGCATTGCTGCCGAGAAGGATCTGCTACACAAATAATATCTGGATAGCCATGGTCCTATGGTGGCCGTTTTCCATCGATAAGTAGAGTGAGGCTAatgggctacagtcagtaaCGGTATCCATACAAAGTACAGTGATATGGTAAGTGAGAAGTACCGAATAAACTGGCAAAGTGTACAAACCAACCTGACTTATCAACACACAGATCTAAGAGATCAAAGAGgttatttgaagaaaaaaaaaaaacaatgtttattGATTTTCACAGCAAGCATAAGCAATAGTGAGATTAAAGTCCTCACCCCagtttcctcacactggaacaagaaaaTATTTGGAGCCCTCCGGCTGATGTCCTGAGCTGTGACAATAAGGAGGGAGTCATAAGCGCAGCTGTCCAGgactgcttttgtttgtgtgatGTTGCCAAGAGGAAGTGAATCCAGGAGCTCCTGCAGAGTCAGCAAGTTCAAGAGgttgaagagagaaagagagacatagaAGAGAGAAATATTTGTAAGAAACAGTGTAATAAGAGCACATTACATACTGTACCTTACCCTTAAATTCCTGTACATTccttaaaaattaaataaagcttGTGCTATAAGGTGAGCCCTGACCTTTGTTTCGACATCACACAGTTGTAAGTGGCCGTTCTGCACCTGCAGGATCATATCCTGACCCCACACTTTCCCTCGGCTGTCCAGATTCTTCAGCTTGGCCATGCAATCATCAATGCTGCTCAGGTCCCTCCCATTTATTTCACATGTAAACAAGTGCTGAGGAATGAGTcgtaaattaattaataacaagAAACCTTGAATTTctttataatgataattaatgAAATGTAAACTCTTTATATATTACAGTAAGTATACATAGAG from Ictalurus furcatus strain D&B chromosome 5, Billie_1.0, whole genome shotgun sequence includes these protein-coding regions:
- the eps8l3b gene encoding epidermal growth factor receptor kinase substrate 8-like protein 3b isoform X2; translated protein: MFMNNNGPTSPTRGFSSEAFSQRSDMSRPNAKSIYMQRKEYLETINRQADAFQYRVEHLFTCEINGRDLSSIDDCMAKLKNLDSRGKVWGQDMILQVQNGHLQLCDVETKELLDSLPLGNITQTKAVLDSCAYDSLLIVTAQDISRRAPNIFLFQCEETGAEEVKADLDREIQNRDAPGMREGPGFPPSEPPFDIRSNLENIISQGYSVGFRRPGPPPVRSAPPTSEYPPSQSSTFQDYDDHQPPMFPPREESYFSPDVHERQNPTNQQPSPPMLDIDRSVEIFNHVVADVEFFMGKVGAALAQADGKKQKKKKGKSTRIYGENFPSIDEYMACLQKIKYGFNLLGKLNGHLSKPDAPDLIHSLFSTLDFLVRQYPSEVAPSVLSPLLTEQTLQLLSQVVTPEEGQLWNSLQDAWNIPRPGWLNADQIPPYVPQFYDGWQPPAPAPPQSGPVNHPLSRSNSQRFPAENDIQQRPGQDNRLFGAPPERSGEPPLHMRVIYDFTARNRQELSVMKGDVVQVVHKSRQWWVVRNNLDEEGHVPPNVLEPMNREEPARVNRPPNLDMKSSPEEVRTWLQYKGFSSSTIRNLGMMNGALLLGMRRDDIRAVCPEEGGRVFFQLQAVKSSMALASEAEYNHYNGH
- the eps8l3b gene encoding epidermal growth factor receptor kinase substrate 8-like protein 3b isoform X1, translated to MFMNNNGPTSPTRGFSSEAFSQRSDMSRPNAKSIYMQRKEYLETINRQADAFQYRVEHLFTCEINGRDLSSIDDCMAKLKNLDSRGKVWGQDMILQVQNGHLQLCDVETKELLDSLPLGNITQTKAVLDSCAYDSLLIVTAQDISRRAPNIFLFQCEETGAEEVKADLDREIQNRDAPGMREGPGFPPSEPPFDIRSNLENIISQGYSVGFRRPGPPPVRSAPPTSEYPPSQSSTFQDYDDHQPPMFPPREESYFSPDVHERQNPTNQQPSPPMLDIDRSVVSLSSTNSAAFSSKINFLKCVHVHLIVCFPIHLFKYCISSLQEIFNHVVADVEFFMGKVGAALAQADGKKQKKKKGKSTRIYGENFPSIDEYMACLQKIKYGFNLLGKLNGHLSKPDAPDLIHSLFSTLDFLVRQYPSEVAPSVLSPLLTEQTLQLLSQVVTPEEGQLWNSLQDAWNIPRPGWLNADQIPPYVPQFYDGWQPPAPAPPQSGPVNHPLSRSNSQRFPAENDIQQRPGQDNRLFGAPPERSGEPPLHMRVIYDFTARNRQELSVMKGDVVQVVHKSRQWWVVRNNLDEEGHVPPNVLEPMNREEPARVNRPPNLDMKSSPEEVRTWLQYKGFSSSTIRNLGMMNGALLLGMRRDDIRAVCPEEGGRVFFQLQAVKSSMALASEAEYNHYNGH